The Oenanthe melanoleuca isolate GR-GAL-2019-014 chromosome 24, OMel1.0, whole genome shotgun sequence genome segment AGCGCTGGCTGACCCTGCCACAatcagctctcagctctgcttttccataCCTTCCAAAAGCGGCTGCACTTTGCACCACCAGACCCCCGACCTTCAGGGACAGTCCTCTGGGAGCTCCACGCTCCCTCCCGTGCCTGCAGGCACCAGCGTTCCCCAAGAAGAgcccagggaggcagggagcagccgCTATAAAAGCCTTGGCTGCCGGCGCTTTGCTCTTGCAGAGGGAGATCCCCCCACAGAGCGGGGGACTGTGCTCACCCCGGATTGCCACATGTGGGAAAGCTGCTCTAGAAAAACTTTCACTGCCCATAAGAGTCAGCGTGACATCCTGTCGCAGGCAGCAAGCCGTGCCTGGCAGGCTGGCCGGGCTCCTCTCCAGCGGGGTTCAAAGGCAGGAGCCTTGGCCAGCCCGCAGCCAGGTGCGGTGTGCTCTGGCACAGGACACACGGCgctctcctctgctgaggaaggGGCTGTGCGTGGCTCCGTGCACAGCCAGGAACCCGCTGCCACATCCTGCGGAGCGCGGCATCCTCGGAACCGACGGACACAGGGAGacccgccctgccctgccctgccctgcccgccgccctctccagctcccagcccaccGGAGCGACTTGTGGGACCAGGTTCCCACCTCCACGCCCTGGACCCAGACCCCCGAGTGGCCTCAAGCATCTCCGAGTCTCTCCTATCaccccactgccagctcaggTGCTGGTACCCAAATCTTGCAGGGGGTCAGGTACTTACATGCTTTTTTGTGTCTCCAGCATCCTTTAACTTAAGCACTTTGCCCTCTAAAACGCCTCCCACGGGAGTGCCCCAGCAGCAAGCGCTGCACTGCCAGCCCTCGGTTCCAGGCTGACACGAGGGTGACCCACGGGAGCAGGAGTGCAGTGGGTGCGTGAGGCTGATGCAGGCGGCTGGAgcctgccccaggtgtgcagtGGAGAGGGAAAACgcctgccagcccctccctgcaccctgTGCCCGCGGATCTCGGGCATCcctggacacagggctgggcacatGCTCCAAGCAGCGGCCCTGCAGCGCGGGTCGGTCCCCGCGGCGGGGACAAGCACATGCGAACGAACGGTCTTTGTACCGAACGGACTGGAAGACAATGACCTGTCGGCGGGCGTGCTGGCGCTGAAGCAGTGCATGGCCTCCCCCGGTCCCGGGCAGGCAGGCAGCGCGGTCCCCGCTGGCCGGGCAGCGCAGGAGCGGGGCAAAGCGGGGTGCAGCCGCAGTGCTCGCAGGAGAGAGAAGCGCTGGCGACGGGAGCGCCGgtgcgggcagggcaggggctggagccggGACTTCGGAGCTGGGGCTCGGCTGCGAAGTCACCTTGGCCAAGTGACTTATCCCCGGCGCTCCGGACCGTCCGTCTGCAGAGCGGAGAGCGGCGTTAGCGCCCGCGGGCGGCATccccggggcggcgggcggggtgCGGGGCTGGCGCGGAGCGGGGACCCCCGCCTCGGGCTGCCGCGGCTCCCCGGGGCAGGGGGAGCCGGggtggaggggacacaggacgCGGGCGGTACCCGGAGGGggtccccgcagccccccgcgCCCCTTACCCAGGAGCGCGGCCAGCAGGAGCGGCGCGGCGCGGTGGCGAGCGGCGGGCGAGCCCGGGGCCATGGCTGCAGCGCGGGGCCagcgggcgcggagcggagcggtCCCTGCTGCCCGCAGCGGTCCCTgccgcccgcagcgcccggcTCTGGCCGCCCCCGCCGAGGGCGagcggcgccgggcggggccgcgccgggcgggGCTGCGCTGAGCCCTCCTCCGCGCTCCTCCGCGCTCCTCCGCATCCCCCCGCGCTCCTCCGCGTCCCCCCGCGCATCTCcccgcgctcccgccccgctcATCCGCCCGCCCGGGGATCGGGGAGCGCTCCCCgcaccagggcagtgacagtcCCCCTGTGCTCGGCACTGATGAAGCCGCATCCTAAATCCTGGGTGCAGTTTTGGGCCCCTCGAAAGAAGGAccttgaggggctggagtgtgtccagagaaggggctggagaatcaGAAGGACGAGGAGAGGCCGAGGGAGCTGTGGGTTTaaactggagaaaaggaggctcgAGGGGACCTTGTCGTTCTCAtcaactccctgacaggagggtggagccaggtgggggtcgggcttttctcccaggtaacaaacgacaggacaaaaggaaacggcctcaagttgtgccaggggaggttaAGATTGGGTATTAGGGAAGATTTCTTCATTGAAAGGGTTGTCCAgtctggcacaggctgcccagggcagtggtggagtcaccaacTCTGGAAGAGTTAAAAAACTTATGGCTGTGGGGACATGGCTTAGTgatggccttggcagtgctgggttaatagTCGGACTTGATGtgagaggttttttccaacctcagtgattctgtggtgGCCTGGAAATAGTGGGCTGGTATGGGAAGAGGCCAAAGTGCCACTACGGCTGGTGGCTTCCCAGGACAACAAAACAGGACgaggctggggctcagctctcATTCGGGGCACCTCAGCAGTGTGACaccagtgtccctgccctccaCCCCTGAGGCAGACAGCAGACACAGGTGGGATGCAAAGCCAGACCCCGACGGCTGCAGAGAGACCCTCCCGGCGCCAAACGGAACACTCTGTGAAGAACTGATTTTTCTCACTGTGTTCTTGTTCCGGGATAATTGGCTGCACTAAAGTTCTTGTCTCAGCAACCTTTCCCTCGCCGTCGCATCCATTAGGCCTGCCCTCGGCACGCCGCATCCCAAAGGCGGCGCTGGGAGCTCTCCTAATGGAAGCCCCCGGGGCGTGGTGCGGGCAGGCAGAGCTTCACCTCCGTGCCCAGGTCCATTAGAAAACAGCGCTTGCGGGAGGTGACGCATCCCAAACCAGCCTTGGCgggaaggggaggaggtgctgccaCACTCCTGGAGCACGAACGGCGCTGACTTTCTCTCCgggctgcagtgacacagggcaCACGTCCTGGCAAAGCTCACCCCAGGGATCAGGCACGGCTTCCCCGAATTGGATTGATCGGGTTTTGGGTGTGAGAGCAGCTCACCCGCAGGGATGCTGCCTGCATGTCTAAGGCGCCACAGTCTGTCACCTTCAGGGCAGGTTAAGgtcccatccccatccatccccctTTGCAGCATGAAGCatcagagaggagagaaagcaGGAGGCTTTGCAGGGCACGGGGGCATCCCAGGGGAGCCTGAAAGGatgccagcagtgcctgtgggtTGAGGCGttagggctgcagagctggcaagagaggcaggaaaaataCAGGAGGAGCGGGCAGGGCAGCGCTGGCAGCcggcgctgcgggagcggcgTGCGCGGCTCTGCTGATGCAGCAGAAGGTGCCTTGGCGGGCGGCTGGGAGGGATTTAGGGAGGGGATGGATTCAGCGAGGGGATGGATTCAGGGAGAGGATGGATTCAGGAACCTGCTGGATACAGCGAGGGGAGCGGAGCCGCAGGCGCTGTGTGGTGACAGGAGGAGGGGCGCAGCGTTTGCTGGAGCATCACTAATTGTGAGGGGGCAGGCAGAGATgcgaggggctgcagggatgcccGTCAGCCCCGCAGGGGcgcctgctggctgctggggccAGAGGCACAGGTGAGTTTGAGGCCAGCATCCAGGGCACAGGATCTGCAGCAGTGGGGTCCTGGACCAGCAGCACTCCTaacctggagctggggaaggtgtGAGGAGCCCCTCCTGGGATGTTCAAGTGCCTGCCAAGTTTGCTCGCATTCGGGATGCAAGCTGGGATGCATTTGGCTAAACCGCCACGGAGAATCTTCTCAGCAGAGCCTTAAATCCTTCTGGAGGCAGGAAAGTTAGGAAACCTGGCCAGTAAATAAGACTGAGCTCCTGCACAAACGGGTGCACCGGGCAGGTGGGCACCCAGCTTTTTCCGTGCTGACACGGCCCTGCAGCCACGTCTCCCTGCTGGGCGTCCCCGCAGGGGTGACAGCCTGGCATCCCGTGCCCGCTGCCCGGCACAGCTgtgcccgcagccccgggctgggagcggggcgCTGGCTGTCACCAGCGCCTGATGGAGCTGTCACACTTGGCAGCTCCGGCCGCTCTCCTCGGCCGGCTGATCCCGTGAGACATCTGCCACTGCCGCGGgcctgcccaggctctgctgtccccagcccggggCAGGGAAGGGCGCTGGcagcagctggcccagggaTTTCAGCAGGACGCGGATGTCCGGAGAGGGATCCGGGATTCCTGCGGCTCAGCGGAAACTTGttctgctgagcccagcaccaggTTGCTGCGTCTGGTTTCAGGGAAGGCGAGCACCCTGTGCTCGGacactgtcacctccctggggGACAGGAAGGAGGGCTCAGGGGTGCTGCCAGCTGGCTCACAGCCTGCCGGGGGCACAGTGGCCGCCTGTGCACCCTCAGTCCTTCTCACCTtgcactggagcagcaggaagggttAAAAcgccaggctgctgctgtccGAGCAgggctcctgcctccctccacGTGGGTACCGGCCAGGtagggctgagcagggcagtcgggctgcagctcccagctcagcgCAGCAGGCGCAGCGCTGGCCCCGGCTGCCCTGGAGCatcctgccaggggctgccccaggaGGACAGTGCCAGCCTCCTCCCAAACCTCCCCGAGCCAGACTATGCTGTGCTCCCGGACCCGGAGCACATCCTGCCGatggagggggaggaggaggcggcAACGCTGGAACGGAGCCTCCCATCAGCACCTTTTATTTACTGCAAGGTCCTCTGGCTGTGACCTTTAAAAGACGAGGTGGGCTGGCATCCCGGCAGCTGGCAGCGGGCAGGAGGCACCGCAGGGATCAGGCTCTGCAGCGCTGTCCTGGCTGGGACGCGCTCGCCGGGCTGGAAGCTGAGCGAGAGGTGCCGGGCACGGACTGCGGGTGAGTACCTGGCTGCTTTTGTCATTCCAGCTCTcggctgcctgcagctctccctcGGAGCGGtgctttcccctctccctgcgCTGCCGCTGCCTGCTCGCCCCCGCCCGCGGAGCTGCTGCCCTCCGGAGCGCACAGGCTCCTCACCCCCTTCCACGGGCCCTTGAAACACGCAGGGGAAGAGCGGCCGTGTCCCCGGCAGCCACTGCAGAGCATCTGCAAGAGCCGCTGAGGCAACCCTGCTGTATCCCAGGAGAAAGTTCGATCCCGACCCGGCACAGCCCGAGGCCACCTTTGCTGAACCCTCCCGGTTCTgatcccccagagctgcccttcaCACCCCTCACTGCCCCGGActtccctgccccaggctcttCCTTTTCCAGGTGCCCTCTGTTTACGTCCCAGCCccgggagcagggcagcactgcaggaactgTGGCTCTGGACTGTCCCTGAgacaccccacagccccctgtGACTCTGCACAGGATCAGACAGAGGTTCCTGCCACCTCCCACCCCCTCTCTTGTTCTTTAACACCTGTAATCCCACCTGCCCCAAGGAATTGGTTGCGTTCTGTAACAAGGAATGTCCATGGTTCTGGGAAATCCGTGaagccccagtgctggggcatTGCTGTCACTGCCCTCATTCCCCTGCACTGAGGAGAACTCACCCTTGTTGACCCACCCCGGGGTCTCCTCTGTGATCCCACTCTCTCCTCAACTTTTTTGCCAGCAACACTTTCACAAGCAACCTGAGAGTGCCAAGGGATGCCCCACCCCCTTTACCTCCAGCTGCATTTGGCCCCCCAAAGCTGGGTGGGGATAACCCCACGGCCTcctctggggagctgctcttTCTGCACGGGCCAGGGATCAATCAGCTGcaccccccagcagcagcccagagctgcaggactgtgTCAGCAGGACAGTGGAGGTGATTTGGGTGCCTTTCCTCAGGGAGGGACAGGTGCCACGGGAAGCTGGATGTTTTCCGCAGCGCTGACCCCACTCTGAAGTGTCCAGggcaccgggacagggacactgggagaGCTCATcccactggcactgctgctgggcaggggagggggcaaggcagggctggaaggtGCAAagagctggtggcagtgccctggggcaGTGTGGCCAGACCTTGCTTGTGTGAGGAATTGGGATGCACCGGCGCTCTCAGCCCGGAGTGAAGGGCAGCCCGGTGGAGGGCGGCTGTCAGAGCTTCCCTCGTGTCTCCACGGTGGGTGAATTGATGGATGTGCCCATTAACTGTGCCCCAGTTGTGTCGTGCTGCTCTGGAGCATCCCCACGGCATTGCTGGAGCGGGAGAACAGCCGGTTACGGGTGTCCATCACCCGGCGTGtgtctgggctctgctggagcctgACGAGCCTTACCTGCCATGAGCAGCCATcaatcccagctctctgagAGGCACAGGTGGAGAATCTGACAGGGCACATCTCCTGGAGGCCCCACAGTGGGTGTGGAGCACCCCTGTGGGAAGGTTGGGGCAGCACTGGCCacgctcccagccccagcactgccctggctgtggcagctcccagggacagaGCTCTGAACACACAGGGtgccctgggctcccctggCACCCAAAGCACCTCAGCAGGACCAAGCTCCACTCTGGAGCGGGCTCATccccccaggcagagcaggtgaggggcctgtcctgcccctccaggCTGCGGCACAAAAGCATCGAGGGCAAAGTCggtgttttgttgttcttttgtttgtttgactGTACAAAGAGCAATAAAAACATCCCACGCTCGGCAGCGTGCTCGGCACGAGAAGCCCAGGGGAAGGCGCAGAGCCAAGGCCACACCAcgagccagagcagcccctccTGTGTACAGATCTGTATTTGTGGATTCGCCGGCTCTCTGCTGTGCGCAGCTATGTACAGACAGGTGCATTGGCAAGTTGCAATCCAAGGGTAGTGCACgaaaagaaatgaaaggcaGATGCAAGACTGGCCATGTGCAACACCCCGAGGCCTCTGTGCCCCCGAGGTGCTGGCTCAGCCCCACCAGGAGCCGGGGACACCAGGCCCTGGCAGGAGGCGGCGCGGCAGCCCTGCGGCACCGCCGGCACTGTGCGGGtgtgggacagccagggacagctgtcccctgtggggagcaggggtgggacacggcacattcctgctgcagatggGAGGGGAGCAGCGTGGGGCTCAGCGGGGTCCGGTGGGATGGACAGGGCACGTGGGGCCGGGGTGGAAAGCGAtagggcagagcagggagggcacagctgtCCCGCCGTCCCTGGGGCCTGATGGCATTGCCAGGATGGCACCCGCACAGGGACATGTCCCTTctctgcacagggacactgcaaaGGTGTCCTCtctcccctggcagtgctgcttgtGGGTGACGGGACCTCCATCACCCGGCCCTGGGCAGTGTcccctgtggctctgtgcacTGTCCCCCTCCTGGCAGCCATGGGAGAAAAAGAGCTCAGGTCTGGTGCCACaggggacactgccctgggtCATTCCCTGCCTGAACCCCTGGCTCACCTGGCACACGGGGCTGGGCACGCTGGCAGTGCATTGCCATGGCAGTTACAGtgtgcagtgctctgcagggaggctggaggaggcagTCTCAGCatcacagggctgctccaggctgacaGAGCTGTCCTAACTCTGggcctgctgctgtgcccagtccTTCCCCCCTCAGCAAGTGCCCAAAAGCTCCTCTTcctttcagcagctctttgccCCAAGCCTCaccccagcactccccagcacCTCAGTTTGACACATCAGCAGGGCATTTTCCACCCCCATCACCCTCTCCAAGAAGGAAACGAGCACAGAGCAGTCAGCTCAGCACTGGGCTGAGATGCTCAGACCCAAaaacagccctggagcagaagGGTCCAACCCTTGCACACCAAGAGCTGTCAATGGTTCCAAAACACCACAAAGCTCCAAGACACTGGGTGGGCTCATGGCCTTGGCCACTGccctctgagcagcctgggacagtcCCTGAGGAGCATGAGCTTGCAAGGAGGAGACTGGCAGCTATGGGGATCCCTTGGGATGGGAACACCAGTGCCAGtagcccaggcacagcagcagcaccttgggaTGAGCTGTGACCCCAAGGGCAGACTTCTGGCCCCTGCTTTCATTTTCTACTGGGACAGAGAGCAGGCAATGGGGCACGGGGCTGCCCAGacccctctgcccctcctggcACCCCCTGCTCCACTCCCTCCATGTGTGGGGACTGCACAGTCCCCCCTcaccctccccagcctgtccccagcacctcctcacAACTCTGGCACTCAGAGCAGGGGACAGGCTggtcccagctcagcctcagggGCTTcagccccccctccccagccctgcccagcacagccaggctccgGGGACCTTCTCTCTGCGCCCTGCTCAGGCTGGGTTGGGTGTTTGGATGGAaggagggatgctctggggagACAAATCCTTGCTCTGGGAAGCACATCAAGAGGGTCACGCTGtacaggggacaggagggagggGCGGGCAGGGGGGCGTTACTTGGTGCCCTCCTCCGGGTTGCCTTCGCCGTCCgtcttcccttcctcctctgtcTTCTGGTCGTCCGTGTTGagcctctgctgctttttccgGCGCACGCATTTCACCACCATCAGCACCAGGATCACCACGGCCAGGAAGCCGCCCACGGAGGCGCCCACGATCACGGCCACCGTCGAGTCGTGcttggggggctctggggacacagggcacggctcagggaacagctgggaatGGGCAGGACTCTGGGAACAAGCCCTGCATCAGCACAGGGGACCACTGACCTTTGGTGAGCACCTTCAGGCTGATCTTGCCGTGGCCCCGGTGCCGGTCTGGGGGGTTCAGCACGTAGCAGTTGTAGGTGCCCTCGTCCTCCAGCTGCACGTTTTTGAGGGTGAAGGACACGTCGTACTTGGCGGGGTTGCCGGTGAACTCCACGCGGTTCCCGAAGCGATCCAGCTGCTTGTTCATGATCTTGGTGCGGAACTGCAGGAACTGGGCAGCCGTGGGGGCAGCGGGTGAGGCGGTGTTTGGCATCTCACGGGCTCATTTCCCAGCCAGGCACCCCCTCCCTGCACATGCTGCCCTGTAaggagccctgagcagcacccTTTGAGCTGGTCCAGGACCCCCAGCCGATCCCCAGCCAGACTCACCAGCTCCTCAGAGCAGTTACTGCACTCCTGGTACGTCCAGTTGAGGGAAAACTGCTTGTTCTCCACCTTGTAGCAGGAGTTGAAGGTGCAGGAGAGCTTCACAGAGGAGCCATTCAAGGCATTGATGGTGGCAGGGGCCATGACCTCCATGCCCAGTCTCGGGGGTGCTGCCGAATGcagaggaatttggggggtGTCACAGGCAGCCACCCTGGCAGCTGAGCCCACATCCCCAcgctgccctgcctgcacagagctctcCCTGGGGCCTGGCATCGCCTTCCAGGCACACCCACACACTCTGCATGCAGCCAGCACTGGAatttccctgcccagcaggaacaaggggagcagccccagccctggcactgtccctTGGCCGGACAAGAAGCGCGttgtccctgctctggcagggctggtgtccctcctgtgccatccgcggtgctgctggctgcagccagccctgctcccgGCTGTGCCCCGAGGCTGTGCTGCCCGGGATCGATGCTGTGAGAGGCTGCAGCATCAGCACGCGGGGCCGGCgccacagccacacacacattAAAGCTGAGCTCATCACATTTCatccccagcaggacacagccacGGCAGCGATGGCCCCGGGGGCTCCGGGGGGAATGCAGATGCTTTttcctgccagcagtgcccacgCAAGGATTCTCCAGCTGGGGATGACCAGAGCAAAATCCCGATGGCTGCTGGGGGAACAAGGccagtccctgctccctggcCGTGCTGAGAAAAAGGGGCAttacctgctgcagctggggagtgggcagggatggggtgtctgtgccctgctgcctcctccactccttccctgcagctcctctcagcagaacccaaacccagcacctgcatccagcactgtccccaggctggaCGAGGGGAACAGGCTCCTGTGAAACCAAGCTGGCTGCAAACACGAGGCCAAGCCCTGAGAAGCGCAGGGACATGAGGACAGAGAGCCCTGGGAGGAACCAGAGTGTCCTGGGGGGCGTGACACCCTACAGGGCAGGcacagtggcactgccaccagGTGCTTTTATGATCACCTCACCTCTCcccttgggctgctgctgtttgctctcAAACCTTCTTCCCGAGGCCAAGCTGGCTGCATGTCAGGGCTGCTCCGCTGGCCGCCGCGTCCGCCTGCaagcagggcaggaaaggggccaggctctgcagccagggacaagagcctttcccaggctgcaggtACAGCCGTGCTGAGCCCCAGGTCCCGCTGCCAGGTGTGAAccagcagcaccctgcagctccctgggggcagagcagtgccctCGGTATGGCCAGGCCCTGGGGACggctccttgctgtgctggcagccatGGGGAACAACCTGCATCCAGCCCCAGTGCAGGGAGGGCTcccacagggctcagggacacagggatgggcacagctggtgcACAGGGACGAGTCACAGCCCCCAAGGCAGGAAAAAGTGTCCCGAGCCAGTGTCACAGCCTTGCTGCCCTGTGGCAGCCAACACCTTGGATGCCTCCAAGAAAACCTTGCAGGAATGGGAGAGAAGAGCCACGAATGGTTGGAGGGGATCCCTGCATGGAATCATTGTCTGAGTGCCCCTCACACGGTGCCTGTGTGCCTGCAGGTGGGTGGCATGGCCTTGCCCTGTGTCCTCAGGGCTCCCCAGAGCTCTACATTGAGATGAAGCCACCAGCAGCAAACCTGTCACCCCAAGCAGGGACACCACGGCCTAGGAGCAGCCATGTGTGGGGGTCCAAACTTCACCACTGGCCAGGCACTCAgccctggggaaaaaagaggtgGGGGGAGAAACTCCCAAgccctggggaaaaaagaggtgGGGGGAGAAACCCCCAAAAGCCCAGGGAGCATCCAGGCCGTGTCCTGCGGCGCTGCGCAGGCTCCCAAACGCTCCGTCATGCTGCACCCAGGCTGGGGGGTACAGTTACAGCAGCCTCTCCAGCAGCCCTGACAAGGTTTTGTACCCTCCTTTCCCAGGCTCTCTCCTCAGGGAACAGCAGCCCAtcaggagctccaggacagcactTCAAAGGAGCGCTGCCATCCCGGCCGCGATCGATGCGGCCGCGGAGCTGCTGACACAGCAGCCGGGCAGCACGCACGGAGCACGGCCCCCAAAACGGCCACCAGCCCGGGGACAGCCACGGGGACAGCCACAGCACCCCTGCCAGCACGCACAGGACagccacagggcagcacagcccacctGCCAGCGCCCCAAAGGACAGCCAcaagccagcacagcccacctgGCAGCGCCTTGTGCCCAcgccagccctgtccccagctgcccgGCGTGCAAAGGGCTCTGTGCTCCGCACCCAGCAGGATGCAGGGCGTTGTTAGCAGGAGATGCAGCGCTGCCATGCCCCCCCATCCTGCCCAAAAGCAGGTCACCCTGGCTGGTGACTCTGCAGAGCCAGACcacctccatccccatccccggggCTGGCACACAGGCAGGGGGCTCCTGGCCAGCGACACGGGTGTCTCCCTGTGGGCACATGCAAGGGGGGCTCAAGCCGACACTTACCCAGCGAGAGGAGCAAGGTGAGGCCAGTGAGGAGCAAGGTGGGCTGCGGGAGCCAGGCTTCCGGGCTCATTTTGACGGACTTTTGTGTGTGGAGAGGACGTGGTGTTGGTGTGGGTTGTGGAGGTGGTGGAGGTGCTTTTTCGAACGCCCGGGTTATTTGCAGGTGACATAGAACATTAGAGCCGCTTTCTCCCCACAGCCCAATATGGCTGGAGCGGTGATGGGGCgaaaaaaagcagtaaatgcTGTGGTTGGTGGATTGCAGCCGCCGGAGTGGGAGGGCGGAAAAATTTTCCCCTGAACTGCAGGCGACAGCTTGTGGCAGTGCCggctccctgctctgtggcacACGGTGGGGTCCTGCcgcccccacagcccccaggtTCGGTGGGGACATGCAggggtgtcccctgtgccctgctggaggctggagcccagccctgctcacaccaTCCTCCTGTTCTGGAGAGCCCAGCGGGGCCCAGGAGGGTTGGGAGTGCCCTCCTGGAgccaggcagagagcaggggggctgctccaggctgggagcagcagaggggtcccagcagcccagccaggatGCCCCAGGTGGGCTGCAGCAGGTAAAGGTGCTCCAGGTTACCTGCCTGCTCCCAGACAGCTCCATCGCTGCCAAACTGCTGGAggctccttccccttctccagcagcatctTCTCCCAGGATTAAACCTTTCCTCAGCCAGCCTTGGGGTGTGGAGGCTCTGCCCACAGGTAACAGGGCTGGAGAAAGTCTTTGGTCCCCTTTGCACCATTGGGCACGGAAGCCTTTGGGCCCTGGGCAACAAACCTGGATTCCAGCTGCAGACAGGGGTGCAGGAAAGACAAGGCATGACctcctggagagcagagaggtggtgacagagctgctcaggcCCCGGGACACGGGGTGGAGGCGTTTGCTGGGGCAGCATCACTGGGCAGAGGTGAGGGATGCTGtaccccagagccagggcacaCCTCGGttcctgtgcagcagagctcgggggaggcagcaggggtgcagaggggctctgctgcctggccagagccaggaggggaggcaggacaGCCGGGAGAGAAGGCACGGGAGTGTTCCATCaactctgctcagcagcactcactgcacacacagcacttt includes the following:
- the SCN2B gene encoding sodium channel subunit beta-2 — translated: MSPPNLGAVGAAGPHRVPQSREPALPQAVACSSGENFSALPLRRLQSTNHSIYCFFSPHHRSSHIGLWGESGSNVLCHLQITRAFEKAPPPPPQPTPTPRPLHTQKSVKMSPEAWLPQPTLLLTGLTLLLSLAPPRLGMEVMAPATINALNGSSVKLSCTFNSCYKVENKQFSLNWTYQECSNCSEELFLQFRTKIMNKQLDRFGNRVEFTGNPAKYDVSFTLKNVQLEDEGTYNCYVLNPPDRHRGHGKISLKVLTKEPPKHDSTVAVIVGASVGGFLAVVILVLMVVKCVRRKKQQRLNTDDQKTEEEGKTDGEGNPEEGTK